A single genomic interval of Stieleria maiorica harbors:
- a CDS encoding DUF4198 domain-containing protein produces the protein MTRFLLSALAVAVIGTTGFAHKVWLRPSQTQLSGAEPWVTVDAAVSNDLFYFNHFPLGLDGLVITAPDGNQVEGENQSVGKYRSVFDVPLHQQGTYRIAIVNGGVFASYEQGGQRRRFRGSIESLEKEIPADATNLRVTERLGRIETFVTNGAPTDEALKPTGKGVELVPVSHPNDLYVGEESTFRLLVNGKPAKGLEIELIRGGTRYRDAQDEVHLTTDANGEFSVTWSEPGMYWLETSTEDKETSVPQATSRYLSYAATFEVLPQ, from the coding sequence ATGACTCGATTCCTTCTTTCCGCGCTCGCCGTCGCCGTCATCGGCACCACCGGATTTGCGCACAAGGTTTGGCTGCGTCCCTCGCAAACTCAATTGTCCGGCGCTGAACCTTGGGTGACGGTCGACGCCGCGGTGTCGAACGACCTGTTTTACTTCAATCACTTCCCGTTGGGGCTGGATGGCCTGGTCATCACCGCTCCCGACGGAAACCAGGTCGAAGGCGAAAACCAATCGGTCGGCAAGTACCGCAGCGTTTTCGATGTGCCGCTGCATCAGCAGGGCACCTACCGGATCGCCATCGTCAATGGGGGCGTCTTCGCCAGCTATGAACAGGGCGGCCAGCGACGACGTTTCCGAGGCTCCATCGAATCGCTCGAAAAAGAGATTCCCGCCGACGCGACGAATCTGCGGGTGACCGAGCGACTCGGACGGATCGAAACATTTGTCACCAACGGCGCGCCGACCGACGAAGCACTCAAGCCCACCGGCAAGGGCGTCGAACTCGTTCCGGTCTCTCACCCCAACGATCTTTACGTGGGGGAAGAATCGACGTTTCGTCTGCTGGTCAATGGCAAGCCGGCCAAGGGATTGGAGATCGAACTCATCCGCGGAGGCACCCGCTATCGTGATGCACAAGATGAAGTGCACCTGACGACGGATGCCAACGGCGAGTTCAGCGTGACCTGGTCCGAACCCGGCATGTACTGGCTGGAAACCAGCACGGAGGACAAGGAAACGTCGGTTCCCCAGGCGACATCGCGTTACCTGAGCTACGCGGCGACGTTCGAAGTCCTGCCGCAGTAG
- a CDS encoding DUF1593 domain-containing protein, translating into MTRRGVLIVFGLLVLSFDAAGADERPRLAVLTDIGGDPDDTQSLVRLMVYANEFEIEALIASASGTPGELKQSVTRTDLILDVIDAYQIVRPNLARHADRWPEAEQLRRVVRSGNRFRGREAIGQGHDTDGSAWLIERVDDGTPDRPLNIAIWGGQTDLAQALWRVKHDRGADGLAAFVAKLRVYDIADQDGIASWMCESFPGMHYILNRAPEGQDKRKATFRGMYLTGDESLTSRGWIDENVRSRGPLGALYPTKTWTAPNPHSCMKEGDTPSWFFFLPTGGNDPADPTKPGWGGRFQRQADGWYRDLPATDSFDPRSTVSRHRAAFQMDFAKRMRWCLADSATEGVQAGGGR; encoded by the coding sequence ATGACACGACGCGGTGTTCTGATTGTGTTCGGGTTGCTTGTTCTCTCATTCGATGCGGCCGGTGCCGATGAACGTCCACGACTGGCGGTTTTGACGGACATCGGTGGCGATCCCGACGACACTCAATCACTGGTTCGGTTGATGGTCTATGCCAACGAATTTGAGATCGAAGCGTTGATCGCCAGCGCATCGGGGACACCGGGCGAATTGAAGCAATCGGTCACACGAACCGATTTGATTCTGGACGTTATCGATGCCTATCAGATCGTGCGTCCGAATCTTGCGCGTCACGCCGACCGATGGCCCGAGGCGGAGCAACTGCGGCGGGTCGTCCGGTCGGGCAATCGTTTTCGTGGGCGAGAGGCGATCGGCCAAGGGCATGACACCGACGGATCCGCGTGGCTGATCGAACGCGTCGACGACGGCACACCTGATCGACCGCTGAACATTGCGATCTGGGGTGGCCAAACGGACCTCGCCCAAGCGTTGTGGCGGGTCAAGCACGACCGCGGCGCGGACGGGCTGGCAGCGTTTGTCGCCAAGCTGCGGGTCTATGACATCGCCGATCAGGACGGAATTGCGTCGTGGATGTGCGAGTCATTTCCGGGCATGCACTACATCCTGAATCGCGCGCCCGAGGGACAAGATAAACGCAAGGCGACTTTTCGCGGCATGTATCTGACCGGCGATGAATCCCTGACCAGCCGCGGTTGGATCGATGAGAACGTTCGATCCCGCGGCCCGCTCGGTGCGCTGTACCCGACGAAAACGTGGACGGCTCCCAATCCACACAGCTGCATGAAGGAAGGTGACACGCCGTCGTGGTTTTTCTTCTTGCCGACCGGAGGCAATGATCCGGCCGATCCGACCAAGCCGGGTTGGGGCGGCCGCTTCCAACGACAAGCCGACGGATGGTATCGTGATCTGCCGGCGACTGATTCGTTTGACCCGCGGTCGACCGTCAGCCGCCACCGGGCCGCATTCCAAATGGATTTTGCCAAACGGATGCGTTGGTGTCTGGCCGATTCGGCCACCGAAGGCGTGCAGGCCGGCGGTGGCCGATGA
- a CDS encoding family 16 glycoside hydrolase — protein MGLLRYLLLGLFTSAAIIGSCESPRYQVLFNGKDLSQWRGLAPYWTVRDGAIVGETTKENPVKSNTFLIWQGGTVGDFEFRCLVRFEGNNSGVQYRSELADENQLALRGYQADLHPRPDYMGMMYGEKTGRGIIATGGQRVVINADGKSDATDAFAPLGDIATERWNELVIVAVGNRMIHQINGVTTVDVTDDHPDARRSGLLGLQLHQGPAMKAEYRNLLLRSLDGDQARRVLQAAIDSSSSASAAATKDATQAAVTKPNAETWLQQTPKPQWIWADRSATNQKVWFRKSFQITAAAKHTRLYATCDNRMTLFINGKQVANSDAWQSPIDQDVTPLIQPGRNVIAIAGQNEGGVAALVAKLTVTESDGNETSIVTDNSWKRSESPAKDWNATEFDESDWTAAKIIDQIGAGPWGIPGQESGSAGGATVIRPQEIVAPPGFVVEQVYSVPKQQGSWVALATDPQGRLYACDQGGAGLYRLTLRTGDSPLVEKVSIGSLADVSGAQGLHWAEDSLWFHRNGGHLIRLTDSDGDDRLDAAETYPGTTGGGEHGNHAVLPMPGGEGLFLDGGNAAPLASHRRSRVPTWYEGHLLPRMWDSNGHARGRLAPGGWVTELDVDSKEQVVRTVGFRNQYDIALNRHDDLFAYDADMEWDLGLPWYRPTRICLAASGADYGWRSGSGKWPSYYEDSLPPVVDIGPGSPTGLVAVSDADFPTRYRDALFACDWTFGTMYAIHLEPAGAGYRGVAEPFVYGSPLPLTDAVIGVDGTLYFAIGGRGTGSGLYRVRYLGDASRVEPTHTDPAAAQARKLRRSLEAFHGVESPDAIAAAWPVLSSSDRFLRHAARVAVESQPLESWAERAVLEPEPQARITAIVALARMGDEYHRAGAMVGLMGLRPDSLDKSQLLGMLRGYALIFDRLGKPTERESEQVIAQLDPLLPSDDAEVNTELIRVLTYLRSESVIGKTIKLIDNRPPTEPPAWSELASRNKGYGRAIDNLIQSTPPSREIMYAFLLRNLKDGWTLDQRRSYFAFLNEAAKASGGASYAGYLTRIRDEALANCSNQERVALQDITGEDFNPQPDFPIVEPQGPGQKWTVEEALATSRGPKNFERGRSLFFSAKCAACHRLGGLGGAIGPDLTSIPNKFDERYLVEAIVHPSKDISDQYGSSRVLTDDGQVLIGLVVEKENGDLTVYPIDENAKAVEVDADSVELIEASKVSQMPEGLLDRLGRDEVRDLLTYLMTAGNPNDKRWGRN, from the coding sequence ATGGGACTGCTGCGATATTTACTGTTAGGCCTGTTCACTTCGGCCGCGATCATCGGGAGCTGCGAAAGCCCGCGATACCAAGTCCTTTTCAACGGCAAGGATCTGTCGCAGTGGAGGGGACTGGCCCCCTATTGGACGGTCCGCGATGGGGCGATCGTCGGGGAAACGACCAAAGAGAACCCAGTGAAGTCCAATACGTTCTTGATCTGGCAAGGCGGCACGGTCGGCGATTTCGAGTTTCGTTGTCTGGTTCGTTTCGAAGGCAACAATTCGGGGGTGCAATATCGCAGCGAGTTGGCCGACGAAAATCAGTTGGCACTGCGAGGCTATCAAGCCGATTTGCATCCGCGGCCCGACTACATGGGCATGATGTACGGCGAGAAAACAGGGCGGGGGATCATCGCCACCGGCGGCCAGCGCGTGGTGATCAACGCGGACGGCAAATCCGATGCGACCGATGCATTCGCCCCGCTCGGCGATATCGCGACCGAACGTTGGAATGAATTGGTGATCGTCGCGGTCGGAAACCGAATGATCCATCAAATCAACGGCGTCACCACCGTCGACGTGACCGACGATCATCCCGACGCTCGGCGCAGCGGTCTACTGGGACTGCAATTGCACCAAGGACCCGCGATGAAAGCGGAATACCGAAACCTGTTGTTGCGTTCTCTCGATGGTGACCAGGCCCGGCGCGTGCTGCAAGCGGCGATCGATTCCTCTTCATCGGCCAGTGCTGCGGCAACGAAGGACGCGACACAAGCGGCCGTGACCAAACCGAACGCAGAAACCTGGCTGCAACAGACGCCTAAACCTCAATGGATCTGGGCCGACCGATCGGCGACGAATCAAAAGGTCTGGTTTCGCAAATCATTTCAAATCACCGCGGCGGCCAAACACACGCGATTGTACGCGACGTGCGATAACCGCATGACGCTGTTCATCAACGGAAAGCAAGTGGCCAACAGTGACGCTTGGCAATCGCCGATCGATCAGGATGTGACGCCATTGATTCAGCCCGGGCGGAACGTGATCGCCATCGCCGGTCAAAACGAAGGTGGCGTTGCGGCGCTGGTCGCCAAGTTGACGGTCACCGAATCGGACGGAAACGAAACCTCGATCGTGACCGACAACTCCTGGAAGCGATCTGAATCACCCGCGAAAGATTGGAACGCCACTGAATTTGACGAATCCGACTGGACGGCGGCGAAAATCATCGACCAGATCGGGGCCGGGCCGTGGGGAATCCCGGGACAAGAATCCGGGAGTGCCGGTGGGGCGACCGTGATTCGTCCGCAGGAAATTGTTGCACCGCCGGGGTTTGTCGTCGAACAAGTCTATTCGGTGCCGAAGCAGCAAGGCAGTTGGGTTGCGCTGGCGACCGACCCCCAAGGCCGTTTGTATGCCTGTGACCAAGGCGGCGCCGGATTGTACCGGCTGACGTTGCGGACAGGAGATTCGCCATTGGTCGAAAAGGTCTCGATCGGGTCGCTGGCCGACGTTTCGGGCGCCCAAGGTTTGCACTGGGCCGAGGACAGTTTGTGGTTTCATCGCAACGGCGGACACCTGATCCGGTTGACCGATTCCGACGGTGACGATCGCTTGGACGCGGCGGAAACTTATCCAGGGACGACCGGCGGCGGAGAGCACGGCAACCATGCGGTGTTGCCGATGCCGGGCGGCGAGGGGCTGTTTCTCGACGGAGGCAATGCGGCGCCGTTGGCCAGCCACCGCCGCAGCCGCGTGCCGACCTGGTACGAAGGGCATCTGTTGCCGCGGATGTGGGATTCCAACGGACACGCCCGCGGTCGCCTGGCGCCCGGAGGCTGGGTGACGGAACTGGACGTCGATTCGAAAGAGCAAGTCGTTCGCACGGTCGGCTTTCGCAATCAGTATGACATCGCACTCAATCGCCACGACGACCTGTTTGCCTATGACGCGGACATGGAATGGGATCTCGGCTTGCCCTGGTATCGCCCGACCCGAATCTGCTTGGCCGCCAGCGGGGCGGACTATGGTTGGCGCAGCGGATCGGGAAAATGGCCCAGTTACTACGAAGATTCGCTGCCGCCGGTTGTCGACATCGGCCCGGGATCCCCGACCGGACTGGTCGCCGTATCCGACGCCGATTTTCCGACCCGCTATCGCGATGCACTGTTTGCCTGTGATTGGACGTTCGGAACCATGTACGCGATTCACCTGGAACCCGCCGGCGCGGGTTATCGCGGCGTCGCCGAACCGTTCGTGTACGGTTCGCCGCTGCCGTTGACCGATGCCGTGATCGGTGTCGACGGCACGTTGTACTTTGCCATCGGCGGCCGAGGGACAGGTTCGGGATTGTACCGAGTGCGTTATCTCGGCGACGCCTCACGCGTCGAACCGACGCACACCGATCCCGCCGCGGCACAGGCTCGCAAGCTGCGTCGATCGTTGGAAGCGTTTCATGGCGTTGAGTCGCCCGACGCGATCGCGGCGGCGTGGCCGGTGCTGTCAAGCAGCGATCGGTTTCTGCGCCATGCGGCTCGCGTCGCGGTCGAAAGTCAGCCGCTGGAATCATGGGCCGAGCGCGCGGTGCTGGAACCCGAACCACAGGCTCGCATCACGGCCATCGTCGCACTGGCGCGGATGGGCGACGAGTACCATCGCGCCGGTGCCATGGTCGGATTGATGGGGCTTCGTCCCGATTCGCTAGACAAGAGCCAGTTGTTGGGCATGCTCCGCGGCTACGCGCTGATCTTCGATCGACTGGGTAAACCGACCGAACGCGAAAGCGAGCAGGTGATCGCGCAGCTCGATCCGCTGCTGCCCAGCGATGATGCCGAAGTCAACACCGAACTGATTCGTGTGTTGACGTATCTGCGAAGCGAGTCGGTGATCGGCAAGACGATCAAGCTGATCGATAACCGCCCGCCGACCGAACCGCCGGCGTGGTCCGAGCTGGCCAGTCGCAATAAGGGCTACGGAAGGGCCATCGACAACTTGATCCAGTCGACGCCGCCGTCGCGCGAAATCATGTACGCGTTCCTTTTGCGGAACTTAAAAGACGGTTGGACGCTCGATCAGCGTCGCAGCTACTTCGCCTTTCTCAACGAAGCCGCCAAAGCATCCGGCGGGGCCAGCTATGCGGGCTACCTGACGCGGATCCGTGACGAAGCATTGGCCAATTGTTCCAACCAGGAACGCGTGGCGCTGCAAGACATCACCGGCGAAGATTTTAATCCCCAACCCGATTTTCCGATTGTCGAGCCCCAAGGTCCCGGCCAGAAGTGGACCGTCGAGGAAGCCTTGGCGACCAGTCGCGGTCCGAAGAATTTCGAGCGCGGGCGTTCACTGTTCTTCAGTGCCAAATGCGCCGCCTGCCATCGTCTGGGCGGACTGGGCGGAGCGATCGGACCCGACCTGACCAGCATCCCCAACAAGTTCGACGAACGCTACCTTGTCGAAGCGATCGTGCATCCCAGTAAGGACATCTCGGACCAGTATGGATCGTCACGGGTGTTGACCGATGATGGCCAGGTATTGATCGGCTTGGTGGTCGAGAAAGAAAACGGTGATCTCACAGTTTATCCGATCGACGAAAACGCCAAGGCGGTGGAAGTCGATGCGGACAGCGTCGAGTTGATCGAAGCGTCCAAGGTGTCGCAGATGCCCGAAGGTTTGTTGGATCGACTGGGCCGCGACGAAGTCCGCGATCTGCTGACTTACCTGATGACCGCCGGGAATCCGAACGACAAACGCTGGGGACGGAATTAG
- a CDS encoding 4Fe-4S dicluster domain-containing protein translates to MPPPADDNQPRRKPRLNRRDLLQGRLWKLVRLPDRPSLVMRYPKTRQEAGTSAPESSTAPPRSIGGIAIEPVRPTDFDESTPAKSFPIFRPPGAVEEKQFLAGCTRCNDCSDACPHDAIVKAPDRLGQVAGTPTIDADANACLMCDGFPCITACKPGVLNLSLPKTIGTAKITEHLCLAHHSTTCTVCSERCPTKGVIEVTDGKPTINEDRCTGCGVCRYVCPAPENAILLMPLFNRPSLPS, encoded by the coding sequence ATGCCGCCACCGGCTGACGACAACCAACCGCGCCGAAAACCGAGGCTCAATCGCCGCGATCTGCTGCAAGGCCGACTGTGGAAACTGGTGCGTTTGCCGGACCGTCCGTCGCTGGTGATGCGATATCCCAAGACGCGTCAGGAAGCGGGCACTTCGGCACCTGAATCAAGCACCGCCCCGCCGCGCAGTATCGGCGGCATCGCGATCGAACCGGTCCGACCGACGGATTTCGATGAAAGCACGCCGGCAAAATCTTTTCCCATCTTTCGGCCACCCGGTGCCGTCGAAGAAAAACAGTTCCTGGCCGGCTGCACCCGCTGCAACGATTGCTCCGACGCTTGCCCGCATGACGCCATCGTCAAAGCCCCTGATCGCTTGGGCCAGGTCGCCGGGACCCCGACCATCGACGCCGATGCCAACGCGTGTCTGATGTGCGACGGCTTTCCCTGCATCACCGCTTGCAAGCCCGGAGTGCTGAATCTCTCACTGCCCAAAACGATCGGCACTGCAAAGATCACCGAGCACCTGTGCTTGGCACATCACTCCACGACCTGCACCGTTTGCAGCGAACGTTGTCCGACCAAAGGCGTGATCGAGGTGACCGATGGGAAACCGACGATCAACGAAGACCGCTGCACGGGCTGTGGCGTCTGCCGTTACGTCTGCCCGGCTCCCGAAAACGCGATCCTATTGATGCCCCTGTTCAACCGTCCGAGCCTTCCCTCATGA
- a CDS encoding PepSY-associated TM helix domain-containing protein — MSTSATTARKRKRSRRSIWLRFLIHSHWMSSAISLIGMVLFAITGITLNHARQIEAEPVIENHTADLPANLQQVLRDQSHEETAPLPAELTAWLKRRLSVSTSGRDAEWSEDEVYLSMQGPGSDAWIAIDRASGAVEYESTSRGWVAYFNDLHKARHTPTAWVWFLDVFAVATLVFCLTGLLLLYERADKRRSTWPLVGLGLIAPWILILIYIH, encoded by the coding sequence ATGAGCACATCGGCGACAACGGCTCGTAAGCGAAAACGCAGTCGTCGATCGATCTGGTTGCGGTTCCTGATCCACTCGCACTGGATGAGTTCCGCGATCAGCTTGATCGGGATGGTGTTGTTTGCCATCACCGGCATCACGCTCAACCACGCCCGTCAAATCGAAGCCGAGCCGGTAATCGAGAACCACACCGCTGATTTGCCGGCGAATCTGCAGCAAGTCCTTCGCGATCAAAGTCACGAGGAAACGGCTCCGCTGCCTGCGGAGCTAACGGCGTGGCTGAAGCGCCGGTTGTCCGTTTCCACCTCCGGCCGCGACGCGGAATGGTCCGAGGACGAGGTTTACCTGTCGATGCAAGGCCCCGGAAGCGATGCCTGGATCGCGATCGATCGGGCCAGCGGAGCGGTTGAGTACGAATCGACCAGCCGGGGCTGGGTCGCCTACTTCAATGATTTACACAAGGCGCGTCATACGCCAACGGCATGGGTCTGGTTTCTGGATGTGTTCGCCGTCGCGACGCTGGTGTTCTGCTTGACCGGCTTGTTGTTGCTGTACGAACGCGCCGACAAACGCCGATCGACTTGGCCCCTGGTCGGTCTCGGTCTGATCGCTCCCTGGATTTTGATCTTGATTTACATTCACTGA
- a CDS encoding DUF1559 family PulG-like putative transporter, translating into MAGRPGATPSRTSRRRREAFTLVELLVVIAIIGILVGLLLPAVQAAREAARRMSCSNNMKQIGLGLQNYASTYKGRFPNAGYNGIRYLNDYSPQAKLLPFLEQQNLINLIDFDIQMGHPGRDDLPQKLHEAARTVVPTFLCPSDPEAPTHMLTMPSGAEIPIAGTNYGMNHGSGMDGNFHPVYEGDGLCWANAEIRFASILDGTSNTLVFAETIRGPGGNMSVLPNNRITSQSYRTAMNPSSYLDEIDSDDFDTIFNATTDWDGGRHEYWLRGTVPNGPLVIGRMPPNSRVPDFTYRSSKINSARSHHTGGVMAVFADGSVHFITDSIDREIWHATWTRKGNEVETVSTQ; encoded by the coding sequence GTGGCAGGGCGACCGGGGGCGACGCCGTCACGGACGTCCCGTCGACGGCGCGAGGCGTTCACCTTGGTCGAATTGCTGGTCGTGATCGCCATCATCGGCATCCTGGTCGGCCTGCTGTTGCCGGCCGTCCAAGCGGCCCGCGAGGCGGCGCGGCGGATGTCGTGCAGCAACAACATGAAACAGATCGGACTGGGGCTGCAGAACTATGCCTCGACCTACAAGGGGCGTTTTCCCAATGCCGGATACAACGGGATTCGCTACCTGAATGATTACTCGCCCCAGGCCAAATTGCTGCCGTTCTTGGAGCAACAGAATCTGATCAATCTGATCGACTTTGACATCCAGATGGGCCATCCGGGCCGCGATGATCTGCCGCAAAAACTGCACGAAGCGGCCCGCACGGTCGTCCCGACATTCCTGTGCCCGAGTGACCCCGAAGCGCCCACGCACATGTTGACGATGCCTTCGGGGGCGGAGATTCCGATCGCCGGAACCAATTACGGCATGAATCACGGCAGCGGCATGGATGGAAACTTCCACCCTGTCTATGAAGGCGACGGGCTGTGCTGGGCAAACGCCGAAATCCGTTTCGCGTCGATCTTGGACGGCACCAGCAACACGCTGGTGTTCGCCGAGACGATCCGCGGACCCGGTGGCAACATGTCGGTCTTGCCGAATAACCGCATCACCTCCCAAAGCTATCGCACCGCGATGAATCCGAGCAGCTACTTGGACGAAATCGACTCCGACGACTTCGACACGATCTTCAACGCGACGACCGATTGGGATGGTGGCCGGCATGAGTATTGGCTTCGCGGCACCGTGCCCAATGGTCCGTTGGTGATCGGCCGCATGCCGCCCAACTCCCGCGTTCCCGACTTCACGTATCGTTCCTCCAAGATCAACTCCGCACGTAGTCACCACACCGGCGGCGTGATGGCGGTGTTTGCCGACGGCAGCGTGCATTTCATCACTGACTCGATCGACCGCGAGATCTGGCATGCGACCTGGACTCGCAAGGGGAATGAAGTGGAGACGGTGTCGACGCAATGA
- a CDS encoding PQQ-binding-like beta-propeller repeat protein, producing MIRNLTCIAILTVLAVPPFSFAEDNWPTFRGADRTGVSSDTGLLDRWPEDGPKLVWTAEGAGRGYASVAIADGKLFTLGDGLSTADDDDEYLVCFDQKTGRQLWKSKTGVPWNSGKESWQSSRSTPTVDGDRVYVVTAFGELICFSTAGQEQWRRHLKDDLGGKKADGWGYSESVLIDGDKLICTPGGPQCTMAALDKATGETLWTTAREEDRGAGHASVVIADVEGTKVYVQTTGSGALGVRADDGELLWSYEIQRTTAVIPTPIVRGDLVFFSAGYGTGGALLRQVAQGDGVTVDEIYPPNPKLGNKHGGIVLVGDYLYGDSDDQGVPFCAELMTGETEWKSRGSGKKSASVTAADGKLFIRYSDGTVVLVPASPEEYDEQGSFKVPDSGERPSWAHPVVVGGKLYLREGDKVFCYDVNA from the coding sequence ATGATCCGTAACCTGACTTGCATTGCGATCCTCACCGTCCTGGCAGTGCCGCCATTTTCTTTCGCCGAAGACAACTGGCCGACGTTTCGTGGTGCGGATCGAACCGGCGTTTCCAGCGACACCGGATTGCTGGACCGGTGGCCCGAAGATGGCCCCAAATTGGTCTGGACCGCCGAAGGTGCCGGGCGGGGCTACGCGAGTGTCGCGATCGCCGACGGGAAACTGTTCACCCTGGGCGATGGCCTTTCCACCGCTGATGACGACGACGAATACCTGGTGTGCTTCGACCAAAAGACCGGACGGCAACTCTGGAAAAGCAAAACGGGCGTCCCTTGGAACAGCGGCAAAGAATCTTGGCAGAGTTCACGTAGCACACCGACCGTCGACGGAGACCGCGTCTATGTCGTCACCGCGTTTGGCGAATTGATCTGCTTCAGCACCGCCGGCCAGGAGCAGTGGCGGCGGCACCTGAAAGACGATCTTGGCGGCAAGAAAGCCGACGGCTGGGGCTACAGTGAATCCGTCCTGATCGACGGCGACAAGCTGATCTGCACCCCCGGTGGCCCCCAGTGCACCATGGCGGCACTCGACAAAGCGACCGGCGAAACCCTGTGGACGACCGCGCGTGAGGAGGATCGTGGCGCCGGGCACGCATCGGTCGTCATCGCTGACGTCGAGGGCACAAAAGTCTACGTCCAGACGACCGGCAGCGGCGCCCTGGGCGTGCGTGCCGACGACGGAGAACTGCTGTGGTCCTACGAGATCCAACGCACCACCGCCGTGATCCCCACCCCGATCGTCAGGGGCGACCTGGTCTTCTTTTCCGCCGGCTACGGCACCGGCGGCGCGCTGCTGCGCCAAGTCGCCCAGGGAGACGGTGTGACGGTCGACGAGATCTATCCGCCCAATCCCAAGCTGGGCAACAAACACGGCGGCATCGTGCTGGTGGGCGACTACCTGTACGGCGATTCGGATGACCAAGGCGTCCCGTTCTGTGCCGAACTGATGACCGGCGAAACCGAGTGGAAATCCCGCGGCTCGGGCAAGAAGTCGGCCAGCGTCACCGCCGCCGACGGAAAACTGTTCATCCGCTACAGCGACGGTACCGTCGTGCTGGTGCCTGCCTCGCCCGAAGAATACGACGAGCAAGGCAGTTTTAAAGTCCCCGACAGTGGCGAGCGTCCCAGCTGGGCACACCCCGTCGTCGTCGGCGGAAAACTGTACCTCCGCGAAGGCGACAAGGTGTTCTGCTACGACGTCAATGCGTAG
- a CDS encoding DUF2271 domain-containing protein, which translates to MKQLFLLALMSVAVSSVSADDPPPRIEVSVNIPRLNVSEYHRPYVAVWIQDKNRKVVANLAVWYQIRGNNKDEGTKWLPDLRQWWRRSGRSLDHPVDGVSGATRPAGEHTLQFTGDEKRFANMRRGDYELVVEAAREVGGREMVQIPFSWPPTKTSTQTQSGETELGDVSLTIR; encoded by the coding sequence ATGAAACAGCTCTTTCTACTCGCGCTGATGTCTGTGGCAGTTTCCTCGGTCTCGGCCGACGATCCCCCGCCCCGGATCGAAGTCTCTGTCAACATTCCTCGGCTGAACGTTTCGGAGTATCACCGGCCCTACGTCGCGGTTTGGATTCAGGACAAAAACCGCAAGGTCGTCGCGAATCTGGCGGTTTGGTACCAGATCCGAGGCAACAACAAAGACGAGGGAACCAAGTGGCTTCCCGATCTTCGGCAGTGGTGGCGACGCAGCGGCCGCAGCCTCGATCATCCCGTCGATGGCGTTTCGGGGGCAACTCGCCCGGCCGGAGAGCACACGTTGCAGTTCACCGGTGACGAAAAACGATTCGCAAACATGCGGCGCGGTGACTACGAGTTGGTCGTCGAAGCCGCCCGCGAAGTCGGCGGGCGTGAAATGGTGCAGATCCCGTTCTCATGGCCCCCGACCAAAACGTCCACCCAAACCCAATCCGGCGAAACCGAACTCGGTGACGTCTCGCTCACGATCCGTTGA
- a CDS encoding RNA polymerase sigma factor: MPTSPIDSMIAPSHFHTPDDIDAKLMLRLRNGECDVFERLVQRNRATVLRFIRHFQTPGIVDPEDLTQQVFLRVYKSRHTYQPTAKFSSWLYTITRNVVSNTNRQLARRREVPLQRIPDVFSETQCTLDVSVDSDPAVEVIRGECRVAVQQAISRLGQRQQAALQLVHFHGYSYLAAAQELMLSEMALKSLVQRARAGLKKTLQKEHGEEIDDMLRTCIPYRRSTFALKRS; this comes from the coding sequence TTGCCCACCTCGCCTATCGATTCCATGATCGCCCCCAGCCACTTTCACACCCCGGATGACATCGATGCCAAGCTGATGTTACGGCTCCGCAACGGCGAATGCGACGTGTTTGAGCGACTGGTGCAACGCAATCGAGCGACCGTGCTGCGATTCATTCGCCATTTCCAGACTCCGGGGATTGTCGATCCCGAAGATCTGACGCAGCAGGTTTTTTTGAGGGTCTACAAGTCCCGACACACGTACCAGCCGACCGCCAAATTCTCGAGTTGGCTGTACACCATCACACGCAACGTCGTCTCCAACACCAATCGACAACTGGCCCGGCGGCGTGAAGTGCCACTCCAGCGAATTCCGGACGTCTTTTCCGAGACGCAGTGCACGTTGGATGTTTCTGTCGACTCGGATCCGGCCGTCGAAGTGATTCGCGGCGAGTGCCGAGTGGCGGTCCAGCAAGCGATCAGCCGACTCGGACAGCGCCAGCAAGCAGCGCTGCAACTGGTGCACTTCCACGGCTACAGCTACCTGGCCGCGGCGCAGGAATTGATGCTTTCCGAGATGGCTCTGAAGTCACTCGTTCAGCGGGCACGCGCGGGGCTGAAAAAAACGCTCCAAAAGGAACATGGGGAAGAGATAGACGATATGCTGAGGACTTGTATCCCGTATCGCAGAAGCACGTTCGCACTGAAACGATCGTGA